A genome region from Halorussus pelagicus includes the following:
- a CDS encoding DNA primase large subunit PriL — protein MDPLHARYPFLAAARESVREADIGLVAVVAGDERHPAVERGVERVRRALVDGTVRSDPDDERRWATRAELLSYPVARVLVSLVDAPGAVEKYASAEADTAYERFTDDFENPDDGLKSTADTAVSLRALLAEFDLSGAVRETVSGDGYRIAVGRYLALSSNLDGERWTLATRQLADGTVKVSETELRELLREAVRQRVAAGLPTDVPDEIRAGLTDEVAELQETFSEIDVSQDIDVLAPDCFPPCVASLVERAQDGENLDDHAEFALVAFLTSANADTDELLALCGVDSDTRATALRYRANRVGDESGAQYAPPSCETMAAYDECPVADEEDPTTDGRCETVSHPLSYYEDALDAAESAGD, from the coding sequence ATGGACCCGCTTCACGCCCGGTACCCGTTTCTCGCCGCGGCCCGCGAGAGCGTCCGCGAGGCCGACATCGGTCTCGTGGCCGTCGTGGCGGGCGACGAGCGCCACCCCGCGGTCGAACGCGGCGTCGAGCGGGTGCGCCGGGCGCTCGTCGATGGCACGGTTCGGTCGGACCCGGACGACGAGCGGCGCTGGGCCACGCGCGCGGAACTGCTCTCGTATCCGGTCGCTCGCGTGCTGGTGTCGCTCGTGGACGCGCCTGGCGCGGTCGAGAAGTACGCCAGCGCCGAGGCGGACACCGCCTACGAGCGATTCACCGACGACTTCGAGAACCCCGACGACGGCCTGAAGTCCACCGCCGACACCGCCGTCTCGCTCCGCGCGCTCCTCGCGGAGTTCGACCTCTCCGGAGCGGTCCGCGAGACGGTCTCGGGCGACGGCTACCGCATCGCCGTCGGTCGGTATCTCGCGCTCTCCTCAAACCTCGACGGCGAGCGGTGGACCCTCGCCACGCGCCAGTTGGCCGACGGGACGGTGAAGGTCTCCGAGACCGAACTCCGCGAACTCCTCCGGGAGGCGGTCCGCCAGCGCGTCGCCGCGGGCCTGCCGACCGACGTGCCCGACGAGATTCGCGCGGGCCTGACCGACGAGGTGGCCGAGTTGCAGGAGACGTTCTCCGAAATCGACGTTTCGCAGGACATCGACGTACTCGCGCCAGACTGCTTCCCGCCCTGCGTCGCCTCGCTGGTCGAGCGAGCGCAGGACGGCGAGAACTTGGACGACCACGCCGAGTTCGCGCTGGTCGCGTTCCTGACGAGCGCGAACGCCGACACCGACGAGCTGCTGGCGCTCTGTGGCGTGGACAGCGACACCCGCGCGACGGCACTGCGCTACCGAGCGAACCGGGTCGGCGACGAGTCGGGTGCCCAGTACGCGCCGCCCTCCTGCGAGACGATGGCGGCCTACGACGAGTGTCCGGTCGCCGACGAGGAGGACCCGACGACCGACGGCCGATGTGAGACGGTTTCGCACCCGCTTTCCTACTACGAGGACGCACTCGACGCCGCTGAGAGCGCCGGAGACTGA
- a CDS encoding nuclear transport factor 2 family protein, producing the protein MTDATDLARAYYDAIDAGDYDRFEALLAPDIVHERPDRTIEGRETLVGFMRDDRPNTDTSHEIGAVYADDPGAEVAVRGRLRDADGAPMFAFVDVFEFGSGSGDETITRIRTYTQ; encoded by the coding sequence GTGACCGACGCGACCGACCTCGCCCGCGCCTACTACGACGCCATCGACGCGGGCGACTACGACCGGTTCGAAGCCTTGCTCGCGCCCGATATCGTCCACGAGCGCCCGGACCGAACCATCGAGGGCCGCGAGACGCTGGTCGGATTCATGCGCGACGACCGGCCGAACACGGACACCTCTCACGAAATCGGCGCGGTGTACGCGGACGACCCCGGCGCGGAGGTCGCGGTCAGGGGTCGCCTGCGCGACGCCGACGGCGCGCCGATGTTCGCGTTCGTGGACGTTTTCGAGTTCGGAAGCGGGAGTGGCGACGAGACGATTACCCGGATTCGGACCTACACGCAGTAG
- a CDS encoding alpha/beta fold hydrolase, protein MSLDHDATPSETVKPYLEALRDLCDHYDVDARSRYVTLPDPAGKVHYLTAGEGPPLLLLHGLGTTASSWIPMFDALTDHFTVYAPDRPGRGLSTAVDYRETGFREFGVEYIADFLDAVGVESAAVMGNSLGGFQSLALTVDRPERVDRLCAIGAPAGLSRDVPAFFRLFDLPGVGRWLFDYFETETVGEARADFRRINVEDDGTIPDAYFRPGVVAERLPGQRESLLSMMETLGTFRGMNPQFDLRPDVRAVEIPTRFVWGTEDYFWPPSVGRPVASAMANADFVTLNGRGHMPWMEPDDGATEAAVEFLTGEVGPE, encoded by the coding sequence ATGTCTCTCGACCACGACGCCACCCCGAGCGAGACGGTGAAACCGTATCTCGAAGCCCTCCGCGACCTCTGTGACCACTACGACGTGGACGCCCGGTCCCGGTACGTCACTCTGCCCGACCCCGCCGGAAAGGTCCACTACCTGACCGCGGGCGAGGGACCGCCCCTCCTCCTGCTCCACGGTCTCGGCACGACCGCCTCCTCGTGGATTCCGATGTTCGACGCGCTGACCGACCACTTCACCGTCTACGCGCCCGACCGTCCGGGTCGGGGTCTCTCGACCGCGGTGGACTACCGCGAGACCGGGTTCCGGGAGTTTGGCGTCGAATACATCGCCGACTTTCTGGACGCGGTGGGAGTCGAATCGGCCGCCGTGATGGGCAACTCGCTGGGTGGGTTCCAGTCGCTCGCGCTGACGGTGGACCGTCCCGAGCGCGTGGATCGACTCTGTGCCATCGGCGCGCCCGCCGGACTCTCGCGGGACGTTCCCGCCTTCTTCCGGCTGTTCGACCTGCCGGGAGTCGGTCGCTGGCTGTTCGACTACTTCGAGACCGAGACTGTCGGCGAGGCCCGCGCGGACTTCCGGCGCATCAACGTCGAGGACGACGGGACGATTCCGGACGCCTACTTTCGGCCGGGCGTCGTCGCCGAGCGCCTGCCCGGCCAGCGCGAGAGCCTTCTGTCGATGATGGAGACGCTGGGCACGTTTCGCGGGATGAACCCGCAGTTCGACCTGCGCCCGGACGTTCGAGCGGTCGAGATACCGACCCGGTTCGTCTGGGGCACCGAGGACTACTTCTGGCCGCCGTCGGTCGGGCGACCGGTGGCGAGCGCGATGGCGAACGCCGACTTCGTGACCCTGAACGGCCGCGGGCACATGCCGTGGATGGAACCCGACGACGGCGCAACCGAGGCGGCGGTCGAGTTTCTGACTGGCGAGGTCGGTCCCGAGTAG
- the hjc gene encoding Holliday junction resolvase Hjc, which produces MSNAKGDRRERELVNRLDEAGFAVMRAPASGSATERELPDVLAGDGVAFYAIEAKSSSGDPIYLTGEEVEALVYFSQNFGAKPKIGVRFDREDWYFFHPADVYQTDGGNYRVKKETALEEGDPLDSLRATDDDEDDGHDIRDVLGAVEQGVLSPDEAASMLE; this is translated from the coding sequence ATGTCTAACGCGAAGGGCGACAGGCGCGAGCGCGAACTCGTCAACCGACTCGACGAGGCCGGATTCGCGGTCATGCGCGCGCCCGCCAGCGGAAGCGCCACCGAGCGTGAACTCCCGGACGTACTCGCGGGCGATGGCGTCGCCTTCTACGCCATCGAGGCGAAGTCGAGTTCGGGCGACCCCATCTATCTCACCGGCGAGGAGGTCGAGGCGCTGGTCTACTTCTCGCAGAACTTCGGCGCGAAACCCAAAATCGGGGTGCGGTTCGACCGCGAGGACTGGTATTTCTTCCATCCCGCGGACGTGTACCAGACCGACGGCGGCAACTACCGCGTGAAAAAGGAGACCGCGCTCGAAGAGGGCGACCCCCTCGACTCGCTCCGAGCGACCGACGACGACGAGGACGACGGCCACGACATCCGGGACGTACTTGGTGCGGTCGAGCAGGGCGTCCTCTCGCCGGACGAGGCGGCGTCGATGTTGGAGTAG
- a CDS encoding PhlB family protein: MSLFRDLGQKVEEFKQASAAAAEEEASHECRDCGERFFADRESCSECGGDDVVPLGE, from the coding sequence ATGAGCCTCTTTAGAGACCTCGGACAGAAAGTCGAGGAGTTCAAGCAGGCGTCGGCGGCCGCGGCCGAGGAGGAAGCGAGCCACGAGTGTCGAGACTGCGGCGAGCGCTTTTTCGCCGACCGCGAGTCGTGTTCGGAGTGTGGCGGCGACGACGTGGTCCCGCTCGGAGAGTGA
- the serS gene encoding serine--tRNA ligase, translating to MLDRNYIRDNPEAVREGLRKRGTDVDLDAILEKDEEWRDLKARGDDLRHERNQVSDKIGDLKQAGKHDEADEAIERSQELKAEIEEVEERAAELEEELEDLLLRVPQVPHESVPEGEDEDDNVETRREGFEDLRELPDDVTPHYELGEELDIIDEARAAKTSGSGYYFLKGEGSQLEHALMQFMMDVHREQDYQEIFPPIPINSESMTGTGQLPKFADDAYKLEDEDLWLCPTAEVPVTNMYRDDILLSDDLPLKHQAYTPNFRREAGEHGTETRGIVRVHQFNKVEMVNFVEPEDSYDRLHGLLDEAEEVLRRLDLPYRVLELCTGDLGFKAAKQIDLEVWAPGDDMEDGPEQGGRWLEVSTASNFEDFQARRAGLRYRPERHESTEYLHTLNASGLALPRVMVAVLEYYQNDDGTVTVPEALRPYMGNKEVIEGHEPVGESALGAGEKD from the coding sequence ATGCTCGACCGGAACTACATCCGCGACAACCCGGAAGCGGTCCGCGAGGGTCTCCGCAAGCGCGGGACCGACGTGGACCTCGACGCGATTCTCGAAAAGGACGAGGAATGGCGCGACCTGAAAGCGCGCGGCGACGACCTGCGCCACGAGCGCAATCAGGTCAGCGACAAAATCGGCGACCTCAAGCAGGCCGGAAAGCACGACGAGGCCGACGAGGCAATCGAACGCTCGCAAGAACTCAAGGCCGAAATCGAGGAGGTCGAGGAGCGCGCCGCCGAGTTGGAAGAGGAGCTAGAGGACCTTCTCCTACGCGTACCCCAAGTACCCCACGAGAGCGTCCCCGAGGGCGAGGACGAGGACGACAACGTCGAGACACGCCGCGAGGGCTTCGAGGACCTGCGCGAGTTGCCCGACGACGTGACGCCCCACTACGAACTCGGCGAGGAACTGGACATCATCGACGAGGCGCGCGCCGCCAAGACCAGCGGGAGCGGCTATTACTTCCTCAAGGGTGAGGGGAGTCAACTCGAACACGCCCTGATGCAGTTCATGATGGACGTTCACCGCGAGCAGGATTACCAGGAAATCTTCCCGCCCATCCCCATCAACAGCGAGTCGATGACCGGAACGGGCCAGTTACCGAAGTTTGCCGACGACGCCTACAAACTGGAGGACGAAGACCTCTGGCTCTGCCCCACCGCGGAGGTTCCGGTCACGAACATGTACCGCGACGACATCCTCCTGAGCGACGACCTCCCGCTAAAACATCAGGCCTACACGCCGAACTTCCGGCGCGAAGCGGGCGAACACGGCACCGAGACGCGGGGCATCGTCCGCGTCCACCAGTTCAACAAGGTCGAGATGGTCAACTTCGTGGAACCCGAAGATAGCTACGACCGACTCCACGGACTGCTCGACGAGGCCGAGGAAGTCCTCCGACGCCTCGACCTTCCCTACCGCGTTCTCGAACTCTGCACGGGCGACCTCGGCTTCAAGGCCGCCAAGCAGATCGACCTCGAAGTCTGGGCACCCGGCGACGACATGGAGGACGGTCCCGAGCAGGGCGGCCGCTGGCTGGAAGTCTCGACGGCCTCGAACTTCGAGGACTTTCAGGCCCGGCGCGCTGGCCTTCGCTACCGGCCCGAGCGCCACGAATCGACCGAGTACCTGCACACGCTCAACGCCTCGGGACTGGCTCTGCCGCGCGTGATGGTCGCCGTTCTCGAATACTACCAGAACGACGACGGCACCGTGACGGTGCCCGAGGCGCTGCGCCCCTACATGGGCAACAAGGAGGTTATCGAGGGCCACGAACCGGTCGGCGAGAGCGCCCTCGGCGCGGGCGAGAAGGATTAG
- a CDS encoding EamA family transporter — MAAMNYIAWAVVALVGYSIFTPLASLATNRIPSTVVALVANSMLALSAAAVIVYRDEPVVTHLTGENAIYMYAAGVFLSVGIIAYYRALGSGPVSVVVPIFGMFLVGSSLIGVAFLNDPLTAKKVAGIVLAAVGMYLTTS, encoded by the coding sequence ATGGCGGCCATGAACTACATCGCGTGGGCGGTCGTTGCGTTGGTCGGCTACTCCATTTTCACGCCGCTGGCGAGTCTGGCGACCAACCGAATTCCGAGTACGGTGGTCGCGCTGGTCGCCAACAGCATGCTCGCGCTGTCGGCGGCCGCCGTCATCGTCTATCGGGACGAACCAGTCGTCACTCACCTCACGGGCGAGAATGCGATTTACATGTACGCGGCGGGGGTGTTTCTCAGCGTCGGCATCATCGCGTACTACCGGGCGCTCGGGTCCGGCCCGGTCAGCGTCGTGGTCCCCATCTTCGGCATGTTCCTCGTCGGGAGTTCGCTCATCGGCGTGGCGTTCCTCAACGACCCGCTGACCGCGAAGAAGGTCGCCGGAATCGTGCTGGCGGCCGTCGGGATGTATTTGACGACGAGCTAA
- a CDS encoding DUF7472 family protein: MVDQETRREILVGAGSVGLFIALLVGVGMQYGTNGLTQTGALAVVGVIVVFVLVMSGVGIWMSRQY, from the coding sequence ATGGTAGATCAGGAGACGCGCCGCGAGATTCTCGTCGGTGCGGGGTCCGTTGGTCTCTTCATCGCCCTGCTCGTCGGCGTGGGCATGCAGTACGGCACCAACGGCCTCACACAGACGGGAGCGTTGGCGGTCGTGGGCGTCATCGTCGTGTTCGTGCTGGTGATGAGTGGTGTCGGCATCTGGATGTCGCGGCAGTACTGA
- a CDS encoding formate/nitrite transporter family protein: MSKEDLDRRIRTEAPGEGQKPKQEILAQEIQEGLEELDRPSDGLFLSGVSAGLDIGFGPLLMAVLLTVVGGSWGDPLTRIVVANAYAVGFIFVIGGRSELFTEHTARAMLPVLDGRASVGELARLWALVYAGNVLGGVLFAVGMVYFAPAYGIADPSAFTEIALHLTEHGPWILLAGGVAAGWLMGLLSWLLTAARESIARIAVVWVVTTSIGLAHLPHCIAGNVEVLAGTLVSPRISLAQYAGFLSLATVGNAIGGSVFVALLKYAHVVRGGE, from the coding sequence GTGTCGAAGGAAGACCTCGACCGGCGAATCCGGACTGAAGCGCCGGGAGAGGGTCAAAAGCCAAAGCAGGAGATTCTGGCCCAAGAGATTCAGGAGGGGTTGGAGGAACTGGACCGTCCGTCGGACGGCCTGTTCCTCTCGGGCGTCTCGGCCGGACTCGACATCGGGTTCGGTCCTCTTCTCATGGCGGTTCTGCTCACCGTCGTCGGCGGGTCGTGGGGTGACCCCCTGACCCGAATCGTCGTCGCCAACGCCTACGCTGTCGGGTTCATCTTCGTCATCGGCGGCCGGTCGGAACTGTTCACCGAACACACCGCCCGCGCGATGCTTCCGGTCCTCGACGGCCGGGCGAGCGTCGGGGAACTGGCCAGACTCTGGGCGCTCGTCTACGCCGGGAACGTCCTCGGCGGGGTCCTGTTCGCCGTCGGGATGGTCTACTTCGCGCCAGCGTACGGCATCGCCGACCCCTCGGCGTTCACCGAAATCGCGTTGCACCTCACCGAACACGGCCCGTGGATTCTGCTGGCGGGCGGCGTCGCGGCCGGGTGGCTGATGGGCCTGCTCTCGTGGTTGCTGACGGCCGCCAGAGAGAGCATCGCGCGCATCGCGGTCGTCTGGGTGGTCACGACCAGCATCGGGCTGGCCCACCTGCCCCACTGCATCGCGGGGAACGTCGAGGTGCTGGCGGGAACGCTCGTCTCGCCACGCATCTCGCTGGCGCAGTACGCCGGATTCCTCTCGCTCGCCACGGTCGGCAACGCCATCGGCGGGTCGGTCTTCGTCGCTCTGCTGAAGTACGCCCATGTCGTTCGTGGCGGCGAGTAG
- a CDS encoding M48 family metallopeptidase, protein MKNTEVPELSVRAVLAAAIGGTVLAGSVAVALVLTVTAGMILSAYVSDGLALAGISVPDTAWYVLWSACGVVALAWVGRTVARSIRDERVQLVESTIPVSEAPSDERSALAPTLERLAAQADVPAPEIRVRQTETPLAYTTSRPDDPLFRTGTVEKPVVVVSRGLVSMLSRSELSAVLAHELAHVANDDLRLTTLLLVPLFSAETLQQEEGTASNLFEVAGHLLGAGASIGVGVFSRAREFAADRGAVAITGDPASLASALRKIDESLASQPTVDRRERSQSTNAISVHSVLDSRHDCFGLRSTHPPVESRLRRLSERSEEF, encoded by the coding sequence ATGAAGAATACGGAGGTGCCCGAACTATCAGTTCGGGCAGTTCTCGCCGCGGCAATCGGCGGGACGGTACTCGCTGGTAGTGTCGCCGTCGCACTCGTACTGACGGTCACCGCGGGCATGATTCTCTCCGCTTACGTCTCGGACGGGTTGGCTCTCGCGGGGATATCGGTTCCCGACACGGCGTGGTACGTGCTGTGGTCAGCGTGCGGCGTCGTCGCGCTCGCGTGGGTCGGTCGCACGGTCGCACGGTCGATTCGGGACGAGCGCGTGCAACTGGTCGAATCGACGATTCCCGTCTCGGAAGCGCCGTCCGACGAGCGTTCCGCACTCGCGCCGACGCTGGAACGGCTCGCCGCGCAGGCCGACGTTCCCGCTCCCGAGATTCGCGTTCGGCAGACGGAGACGCCGCTGGCGTACACGACCTCCAGACCGGACGACCCGCTTTTCAGGACCGGTACGGTCGAGAAACCGGTTGTCGTCGTCTCTCGCGGTCTCGTCTCCATGCTGTCACGGTCGGAGCTGTCGGCGGTTCTGGCACACGAACTCGCCCACGTCGCCAACGACGACCTCCGACTCACCACGCTCCTGTTGGTGCCATTGTTCTCCGCCGAGACGCTTCAACAGGAGGAGGGAACCGCCTCGAACCTCTTCGAGGTCGCTGGCCACCTCCTCGGGGCCGGAGCGTCGATTGGCGTCGGCGTGTTCTCGCGGGCACGCGAATTCGCGGCGGACCGCGGCGCGGTAGCGATAACCGGCGACCCCGCGTCTCTCGCAAGCGCCCTCCGGAAAATCGACGAGTCGCTCGCGTCGCAACCGACCGTAGACCGCCGCGAACGGAGCCAATCGACGAACGCGATTAGCGTCCATTCGGTCCTCGACTCGCGGCACGACTGCTTTGGTCTCCGCTCGACGCACCCGCCGGTGGAGTCCAGACTCCGCCGACTCTCGGAACGGTCCGAGGAGTTCTGA
- a CDS encoding adenosylhomocysteinase → MADYPMISEQIEDVDSARTDGHRKMDWAREHMPILTAMQEDFEANQPFEGQRIGMAMHVEAKTAVLVETLAEGGAEVAVTGCNPLSTHDDVSAALDEHPNITSYAKREVDDEEYYAAIEAVIAHEPTITVDDGMDLVAAIHEDYPELIDSIVGGAEETTTGVHRLRAMDDDGALDYPVFAVNDTPMKRLFDNVHGTGESSLANIAMTTNLSWAGKNVVVAGYGDCGRGVAKKASGQNANVIVTEVEPRRALEAHMEGYDVMPMAEAAEIGDVFLTTTGNRDVITADHFEKMQDGVLLANAGHFDVEVNLDQLSDLAVAEREARDGVREYEMEDGRRLNVLAEGRLVNLASPIALGHPVEVMDQSFGVQAACVRELVENGESYEAGVHDVPDELDEEIAKIKLDAEGVEYDDLTDEQAEYMGSWQHGT, encoded by the coding sequence ATGGCAGACTATCCGATGATAAGCGAGCAAATCGAGGACGTAGACTCCGCTCGCACCGACGGCCATCGCAAGATGGACTGGGCGCGCGAACACATGCCGATTCTGACCGCGATGCAGGAAGACTTCGAGGCGAACCAACCCTTCGAAGGCCAGCGAATCGGGATGGCGATGCACGTCGAGGCCAAGACCGCCGTGCTGGTCGAGACCCTCGCCGAAGGCGGCGCGGAAGTCGCTGTCACCGGCTGTAACCCCCTCTCGACGCACGACGACGTGAGCGCCGCGCTCGACGAACACCCCAACATCACCTCCTACGCCAAGCGCGAGGTGGACGACGAGGAGTATTACGCCGCAATCGAGGCGGTCATCGCCCACGAACCGACCATCACCGTGGACGACGGGATGGACCTCGTGGCGGCCATTCACGAGGACTACCCCGAACTCATCGACTCCATCGTCGGCGGGGCCGAGGAGACGACCACGGGCGTCCACCGCCTGCGCGCGATGGACGACGACGGCGCGCTCGACTATCCCGTCTTCGCCGTCAACGACACGCCGATGAAGCGCCTGTTCGACAACGTCCACGGCACGGGCGAGTCCTCCCTGGCGAACATCGCCATGACCACGAACCTCTCGTGGGCGGGCAAGAACGTCGTCGTCGCGGGCTACGGCGACTGCGGCCGCGGCGTCGCCAAGAAGGCCTCGGGCCAGAACGCGAACGTCATCGTGACCGAGGTCGAACCCCGCCGCGCGCTCGAAGCCCACATGGAAGGCTACGACGTGATGCCGATGGCCGAGGCGGCCGAAATCGGCGACGTGTTCCTCACGACCACGGGCAACCGCGACGTGATTACTGCGGACCACTTCGAGAAGATGCAGGATGGCGTCCTGCTGGCGAACGCGGGCCACTTCGACGTGGAGGTCAACTTAGACCAACTCTCGGACCTCGCCGTCGCCGAGCGCGAGGCCCGCGACGGCGTCCGCGAGTACGAGATGGAGGATGGTCGTCGCCTCAACGTCCTCGCGGAAGGCCGACTCGTCAACCTCGCTTCGCCTATCGCGCTGGGCCACCCCGTCGAGGTCATGGACCAGAGCTTCGGCGTGCAGGCGGCCTGCGTCCGCGAACTGGTCGAAAACGGCGAGTCCTACGAGGCGGGCGTCCACGACGTGCCCGACGAACTGGACGAGGAGATTGCGAAAATCAAACTTGACGCCGAGGGCGTCGAGTACGACGACCTGACCGACGAGCAGGCCGAGTACATGGGTAGCTGGCAGCACGGGACGTAG
- a CDS encoding SWIM zinc finger family protein — protein sequence MANTTASERTRTSLPPVEGVTDRRSQRARMERMAVTSLGGGGVYEVESQSGHTYSVDLPGGRCTCPDHNFRGVRCKHIRRVAMEVTAGRVAPPGKQAVACHNCGEKRFADETDAGPHLCEECGLDPGETVVDRETGDLLVVVRTTPRRADEVEITGHDCTVAAYSTNQNYRADDVVVEAMYPTPAGLDADELQPRHLRRYSFPRGRLARRREDARPAEREDQSALADFKATV from the coding sequence ATGGCAAACACAACAGCTTCCGAACGAACGCGCACATCGCTGCCCCCCGTCGAGGGCGTGACCGACCGCCGGTCACAGCGCGCCCGCATGGAGCGTATGGCAGTCACGTCGCTCGGCGGCGGCGGCGTCTACGAAGTCGAGAGCCAGAGCGGTCACACGTACTCGGTAGACCTGCCCGGCGGGCGCTGTACCTGCCCGGACCACAACTTCCGGGGCGTCAGGTGCAAGCACATCCGGCGAGTCGCAATGGAAGTCACCGCGGGACGCGTCGCGCCGCCCGGCAAGCAGGCCGTCGCGTGTCACAACTGCGGCGAGAAACGCTTCGCCGACGAGACCGATGCGGGACCGCACCTTTGCGAGGAGTGCGGTCTCGACCCCGGCGAAACCGTCGTGGACCGCGAGACGGGCGACCTGCTGGTCGTGGTTCGGACGACGCCCCGCCGGGCCGACGAAGTCGAAATCACGGGCCACGACTGCACCGTCGCGGCGTACTCGACCAACCAGAACTATCGCGCCGACGACGTGGTGGTCGAAGCGATGTACCCGACTCCGGCGGGTCTCGACGCCGACGAGTTGCAACCCCGTCACCTCCGGCGGTACTCGTTCCCGCGCGGGCGACTCGCTCGCAGGCGCGAGGACGCCCGACCGGCCGAACGCGAGGACCAGTCGGCGCTCGCGGACTTCAAGGCGACGGTGTGA
- a CDS encoding MBL fold metallo-hydrolase — protein sequence MPQGDLREVTTGDCSDLYYLDTGMYGTDEYGAVYIYDAARPAIVDTGIGTHHELILDALDELDIAREDVAVIAPTHVHLDHAGGSGYLAEACPNAEVMVHEIGASHLVDPSRLVEGTKAAVGDQWEFYVEPKPVPEERVVELNGGDTINLGDHHLDVYHAPGHAPHQVVFHDRDDDSVFTADAAGIWVPTAGEIRQTSPPPNFDLEQCLADLEIVRDLDPETLLYPHFGPRKYEQGVMDEYADVLREWVETVEAKYEELGDADEVEDYFAANAEMTEVWGERKASEEARLNVRGVVTYLDRREE from the coding sequence ATGCCACAGGGCGACCTCCGGGAGGTCACGACGGGCGACTGCTCGGACCTCTACTACCTCGACACCGGGATGTACGGCACCGACGAGTACGGCGCGGTCTACATCTACGACGCCGCCCGGCCCGCCATCGTGGACACGGGCATCGGCACCCACCACGAACTGATTCTCGACGCGCTGGACGAGTTGGACATCGCCCGCGAGGACGTGGCGGTCATCGCACCGACGCACGTCCACCTCGACCACGCGGGCGGCTCTGGCTACCTCGCGGAGGCCTGTCCCAACGCCGAGGTGATGGTTCACGAAATCGGCGCGTCGCACCTCGTGGACCCCTCGCGCCTCGTGGAGGGGACGAAGGCCGCCGTCGGCGACCAGTGGGAGTTCTACGTCGAACCGAAACCCGTGCCCGAGGAGCGCGTGGTCGAACTCAACGGCGGCGACACCATCAACCTCGGCGACCACCACCTCGACGTGTACCACGCGCCGGGCCACGCGCCCCATCAGGTCGTCTTCCACGACCGAGACGACGATTCGGTCTTCACCGCCGACGCGGCGGGCATCTGGGTGCCGACGGCCGGAGAGATTCGCCAGACCTCCCCGCCGCCGAACTTCGACCTCGAACAGTGTCTCGCGGACCTCGAAATCGTCCGAGACCTCGACCCCGAAACGTTGCTCTATCCGCACTTTGGCCCGCGTAAGTACGAGCAGGGCGTCATGGATGAGTACGCCGACGTGCTGCGCGAGTGGGTCGAGACAGTCGAAGCGAAGTACGAGGAGTTGGGTGACGCCGACGAGGTGGAGGACTACTTCGCGGCGAACGCCGAGATGACCGAGGTGTGGGGCGAGCGCAAGGCCAGCGAGGAGGCGCGACTGAACGTCCGCGGCGTCGTCACGTATTTGGACCGGCGCGAGGAGTGA